From one Actinomycetes bacterium genomic stretch:
- a CDS encoding sugar ABC transporter permease — protein MKNHSRLVSYLFIAPAFLLVVLFLMVPMVQNIYYSFFNWDGISDPIFTGFGNYIQLFKDSNFLISFRNTILWVIFTLIFPVFGGLLIAVFLRGLKFGNFFKSIFYIPITISFVATGIIWNYMYSRQVGVLNEVIGLIGLDKVSWLVEVPLNTFSLLITWTWQQMGVNMVLFLMGLTSIPVEQTEAAMIEGASKWQTFIHVTFPMLRPITTVVVVMATANSFKVFDLIYVMTRGGPYRSSETLAVTMFRETFTMSNMGYGAAISIVLSLIVVAASAFYLKSMLKKDLLYY, from the coding sequence ATGAAAAATCATAGCAGGCTTGTAAGTTATCTTTTTATAGCACCGGCCTTTTTACTGGTAGTATTGTTTTTGATGGTGCCCATGGTCCAGAATATTTACTACAGTTTTTTTAACTGGGATGGAATATCGGACCCGATATTTACCGGTTTTGGAAATTACATACAATTGTTTAAAGACAGTAACTTTTTAATTTCTTTTAGAAATACCATACTGTGGGTAATTTTTACCTTAATTTTCCCTGTGTTTGGCGGTTTACTTATAGCTGTATTTTTGCGGGGCTTAAAGTTTGGCAATTTTTTTAAATCAATATTTTATATACCTATAACCATATCCTTTGTGGCCACCGGCATAATCTGGAATTACATGTACAGCAGGCAGGTAGGAGTATTAAATGAAGTAATAGGTTTGATTGGCCTGGATAAGGTATCCTGGCTGGTAGAAGTACCTTTGAATACCTTCTCCCTGCTAATTACCTGGACCTGGCAGCAAATGGGCGTGAATATGGTTTTGTTTTTAATGGGGCTTACTTCCATTCCGGTGGAGCAAACAGAAGCGGCCATGATAGAAGGGGCCAGCAAATGGCAGACTTTTATCCATGTTACTTTTCCAATGCTGCGGCCTATAACCACAGTAGTGGTGGTTATGGCTACAGCCAATTCATTCAAAGTATTTGACTTAATATATGTAATGACCAGGGGAGGACCCTACCGGTCTTCCGAAACGCTGGCAGTTACCATGTTTAGGGAGACTTTTACCATGTCCAATATGGGATATGGGGCAGCCATATCCATAGTGCTTTCCCTTATAGTAGTGGCAGCATCGGCCTTTTATCTAAAAAGCATGCTTAAGAAGGATTTGTTATATTACTAG